One segment of Pseudomonas sp. FP2196 DNA contains the following:
- the dusA gene encoding tRNA dihydrouridine(20/20a) synthase DusA has product MSPIPATPAPLSRRFSVAPMMDWTDRHCRFFLRLLSKNALLYTEMVTTGALLNGDHERFLRHNEAEHPLALQLGGSVPLDLAACARMAQEHGYDEVNLNVGCPSDRVQNNMIGACLMGHPQLVADCVKAMRDAVSIPVTVKHRIGINGRDSYEQLCDFVGTVRDAGCTSFTVHARIAILEGLSPKENRDIPPLRYDVAAQLKADFPALEIVLNGGIKTMEACHEHLQTFDGVMLGREAYHNPYLLAEVDQQLFGSSAPVISRAEALAQLRPYIAEHLLAGGSMHHITRHVLGLGTGFPGARKFRQLLSVDIHKAKDPLALLDQAAELLEGR; this is encoded by the coding sequence ATGTCCCCTATTCCCGCCACACCCGCCCCACTCTCCCGCCGCTTCTCCGTCGCCCCCATGATGGATTGGACTGACCGCCATTGCCGTTTCTTCCTACGCCTCTTGTCGAAGAACGCCCTGCTCTACACCGAAATGGTCACCACCGGCGCGCTGCTCAACGGCGATCACGAGCGTTTCCTCCGTCACAACGAAGCCGAGCACCCTCTTGCCTTGCAGTTGGGCGGTAGCGTCCCTCTCGATCTGGCTGCCTGCGCCCGCATGGCCCAGGAGCACGGTTACGACGAGGTGAACCTGAACGTCGGCTGCCCAAGTGATCGTGTGCAGAACAACATGATCGGTGCGTGCCTGATGGGTCATCCGCAGTTGGTGGCGGATTGTGTGAAGGCGATGCGCGATGCGGTGTCGATTCCGGTGACGGTGAAGCATCGGATCGGGATTAATGGGCGGGACAGTTACGAGCAGTTGTGTGATTTCGTCGGGACGGTGCGGGATGCCGGGTGTACGAGTTTTACGGTGCATGCGCGGATTGCGATTCTGGAGGGGTTGTCGCCGAAGGAGAATCGCGACATTCCGCCGTTGCGCTATGACGTGGCGGCGCAGCTTAAGGCGGATTTTCCGGCGTTGGAGATTGTGCTGAACGGCGGGATCAAGACGATGGAGGCCTGCCATGAGCATTTGCAGACGTTCGACGGTGTGATGCTGGGGCGTGAGGCTTATCACAATCCGTATTTGCTGGCGGAGGTGGATCAGCAGTTGTTCGGCAGTTCGGCGCCGGTGATCAGTCGGGCCGAGGCGTTGGCGCAGTTGCGGCCTTATATCGCCGAGCATTTGTTGGCCGGCGGGTCGATGCACCACATCACACGGCATGTGCTGGGCCTGGGCACCGGGTTTCCCGGCGCGCGTAAATTCCGCCAGTTGTTGTCGGTGGATATTCACAAGGCGAAGGATCCGCTGGCGTTGCTGGATCAGGCGGCGGAGTTGCTTGAAGGCCGTTGA
- a CDS encoding undecaprenyl-diphosphate phosphatase: MDFWTFFQVLILGAVEGLTEFLPISSTGHQIIVADLLEFGGERAMAFNIIIQLGAILAVVWEFRPKIFEIVKGLPTERNAQRFTLNLLIAFLPAVVLGVLFADAIHEYLFNPITVAVALVVGGIVMLWAEQRSHVVSVDHVDDMRWSDALKIGFVQCLAMIPGTSRSGSTIIGGLLFGLSRKAATEFSFFLAMPTMVGAAVYSGYKYRDLFEQSDLPVFALGFVTAFIFAMIAVRGLLKFIANHSYAAFAWYRIAFGLLILATWQFGWVNWTAAAAG; encoded by the coding sequence ATGGATTTCTGGACCTTTTTCCAGGTGTTGATTTTAGGTGCGGTAGAAGGCCTGACCGAGTTCCTGCCCATCTCAAGTACGGGCCACCAGATTATCGTCGCCGACTTGCTGGAATTCGGCGGTGAACGCGCCATGGCGTTCAACATCATTATTCAGCTGGGCGCCATTCTTGCGGTGGTCTGGGAGTTCCGGCCGAAGATCTTCGAAATCGTCAAAGGCCTGCCCACCGAACGCAACGCACAACGCTTCACCCTCAACCTGTTGATCGCCTTTCTTCCAGCGGTGGTTTTGGGCGTGCTGTTCGCTGATGCGATCCATGAATACCTGTTCAATCCGATCACCGTTGCCGTCGCGCTGGTCGTCGGTGGCATCGTCATGTTGTGGGCGGAACAGCGCAGCCATGTAGTGAGCGTCGATCATGTCGACGACATGCGTTGGTCTGACGCGCTGAAGATCGGTTTCGTACAATGCCTGGCGATGATTCCGGGCACCTCGCGCTCCGGCTCGACCATCATCGGCGGCCTGCTGTTCGGCCTCTCGCGCAAAGCCGCTACCGAGTTCTCGTTCTTCCTCGCCATGCCGACCATGGTCGGCGCCGCCGTGTACTCAGGCTACAAGTACCGAGACCTGTTCGAACAAAGCGACCTGCCAGTCTTCGCCCTCGGTTTTGTCACGGCGTTCATCTTCGCCATGATCGCCGTGCGCGGCCTGCTCAAGTTCATCGCCAACCACAGCTATGCCGCGTTCGCCTGGTATCGGATCGCATTTGGCTTGCTGATTCTGGCAACGTGGCAGTTTGGCTGGGTCAACTGGACAGCAGCGGCGGCAGGCTGA
- a CDS encoding DUF2388 domain-containing protein: MIATTVLSPFYATSEVSGLNKRVYSVEEIEAARYYLASDGMLQAAYFTSALQRFREASPDSELNDLAVAALISRQ, from the coding sequence ATGATTGCGACCACGGTGTTGTCGCCGTTCTATGCGACGTCGGAGGTCTCTGGGCTGAACAAACGTGTTTACTCGGTAGAGGAAATCGAAGCAGCGCGGTATTACCTCGCCAGCGACGGCATGCTGCAAGCCGCGTATTTCACCTCAGCCTTGCAGCGCTTTCGCGAGGCGTCGCCCGACAGCGAGTTAAACGACCTCGCCGTCGCCGCGTTGATCAGCCGTCAGTAA